The following proteins come from a genomic window of Pseudomonas hygromyciniae:
- a CDS encoding translation initiation factor Sui1, translated as MAKKAASFAALGGLVFSTDAGRHCPDCRQPVDACTCKQTLIPEGDGIARVRRESKGRGGKTVTTITGVPLAAEPLKELATVLKKRCGTGGALKDGIIEIQGDHVELLLAELIKLGYKAKKSGG; from the coding sequence GTGGCCAAAAAAGCCGCATCCTTCGCCGCCCTTGGTGGCCTGGTGTTTTCCACCGACGCAGGTCGGCATTGCCCGGACTGTCGCCAGCCCGTGGACGCCTGTACCTGCAAACAGACCCTGATTCCCGAAGGTGACGGTATTGCCCGCGTTCGTCGCGAGAGCAAGGGCCGTGGCGGCAAGACGGTGACCACCATCACCGGCGTGCCCCTGGCAGCCGAGCCACTCAAGGAGTTGGCCACCGTGCTGAAGAAGCGCTGTGGCACCGGTGGCGCCCTGAAAGACGGGATCATCGAAATCCAGGGCGATCACGTCGAGTTGCTGTTGGCCGAGTTGATCAAGCTCGGATACAAGGCGAAGAAATCCGGCGGCTAG
- the speA gene encoding arginine decarboxylase, whose amino-acid sequence MSVRRTRKDDGSQWTVADSRSVYGIRHWGAGYFAINDAGRVEVRPNGPNSSPIDLYEQVDELRKSGLSLPLLVRFPDILQDRVRQLTGAFDANIERLEYQSKYTALYPIKVNQQEAVIENIIATQDVSIGLEAGSKPELLAVLALAPKGGTIVCNGYKDREFIRLALMGQKLGHNVFIVIEKESEVGLVIEEAANLKVKPQVGLRVRLSSLASSKWADTGGEKSKFGLSAAQLLSVVERFRAAGLDQGIRLLHFHMGSQIANLADYQHGFKEAIRYYGELRNLGLPVDHIDVGGGLGVDYDGTHSRNASSINYDMDDYAGVVVGMLKEFCDAQNLPHPNIFSESGRSLTAHHAMLVVQVTDVEKHNDDVPVIENKESLPETVQWLVDLLGPTDIEMVTETYWRATHYMSDVAAQYADGKLTLAEKALAEQCYFAVCRRLHNSLKARQRSHRQVLDELNDKLADKYICNFSVFQSLPDTWAIGQVLPILPLHRLDEEPLRRAVLQDLTCDSDGKIKQYVDEQSIETSLPVHGLNEGEDYLLGIFLVGAYQEILGDMHNLFGDTDSVNIYQRDDGTVYSAGIETHDTIEDMLRYVHLSPEELMTHYRDKCASAKITAAERTQFLDALRLGLTRSSYLSS is encoded by the coding sequence ATGTCCGTACGACGCACACGCAAAGACGATGGCAGCCAATGGACAGTTGCGGACAGCCGCAGTGTTTACGGGATTCGCCATTGGGGGGCCGGATATTTCGCGATCAATGATGCCGGTCGCGTTGAAGTCCGTCCGAACGGCCCGAACAGCTCGCCCATCGATTTGTACGAGCAAGTGGACGAGTTGCGCAAAAGCGGCCTGTCCCTGCCATTGCTGGTGCGCTTCCCGGATATCCTGCAAGACCGCGTGCGTCAGCTGACCGGTGCCTTCGACGCCAACATCGAGCGCCTGGAATACCAGAGCAAATACACCGCGCTGTACCCGATCAAGGTCAACCAGCAAGAAGCGGTGATCGAGAACATCATCGCCACCCAGGACGTGTCCATCGGCCTGGAAGCCGGCTCCAAGCCTGAGCTGCTGGCCGTGCTGGCCCTGGCACCGAAGGGCGGCACCATCGTCTGCAACGGTTACAAGGACCGTGAGTTCATCCGCCTGGCGCTGATGGGCCAGAAGCTGGGCCACAACGTGTTCATCGTGATCGAGAAAGAGTCCGAAGTGGGCCTGGTCATCGAAGAAGCCGCCAACCTCAAGGTCAAGCCCCAGGTCGGCCTGCGGGTGCGCCTGTCGTCCCTGGCGTCGAGCAAGTGGGCAGACACCGGTGGCGAGAAGTCCAAGTTCGGCCTGTCGGCGGCGCAACTGCTGTCGGTGGTCGAGCGCTTCCGCGCTGCAGGCCTGGACCAGGGCATCCGCCTGCTGCACTTTCACATGGGCTCGCAGATCGCCAACCTGGCGGACTACCAGCACGGGTTCAAGGAAGCCATCCGTTACTACGGCGAGCTGCGCAACCTCGGCCTGCCGGTGGACCACATCGACGTCGGCGGCGGCCTGGGCGTGGACTACGACGGTACCCACTCGCGCAACGCCAGCTCGATCAACTACGACATGGACGATTACGCCGGTGTGGTGGTGGGCATGCTCAAGGAATTCTGCGATGCGCAGAACCTGCCGCACCCCAACATCTTCTCCGAAAGCGGCCGCTCCCTGACTGCCCACCACGCCATGCTGGTGGTGCAGGTGACCGACGTCGAGAAACACAACGACGACGTGCCGGTGATCGAGAACAAGGAAAGCCTGCCGGAAACCGTGCAATGGCTGGTAGACCTGCTGGGTCCGACCGACATTGAAATGGTCACCGAAACCTACTGGCGCGCCACCCACTACATGAGCGACGTGGCCGCCCAGTACGCCGACGGCAAGCTGACCCTCGCGGAAAAGGCCCTGGCCGAACAGTGCTACTTCGCCGTGTGCCGTCGCCTGCACAACTCCCTCAAGGCCCGCCAGCGCTCGCACCGCCAGGTGCTGGACGAACTCAACGACAAGCTGGCCGACAAGTACATCTGCAACTTCTCAGTGTTCCAGAGCCTGCCGGACACCTGGGCTATCGGCCAGGTCCTGCCGATCCTGCCGCTGCACCGCCTCGACGAAGAGCCGCTGCGCCGCGCGGTGCTGCAGGATCTGACCTGCGACTCCGACGGCAAGATCAAGCAATACGTCGACGAGCAAAGCATCGAGACCAGCCTGCCGGTACATGGCTTGAACGAAGGCGAAGATTATCTGCTGGGGATCTTCCTGGTGGGCGCCTACCAGGAAATCCTCGGGGACATGCACAACCTGTTCGGTGACACCGACTCGGTGAACATCTACCAGCGTGACGATGGCACGGTGTACAGCGCCGGGATCGAGACCCACGACACCATCGAAGACATGCTGCGCTACGTGCACTTGTCGCCGGAGGAGTTGATGACCCACTACCGTGACAAGTGCGCCAGCGCGAAGATCACCGCGGCCGAGCGCACCCAGTTCCTGGATGCGCTGCGCCTGGGCCTGACTCGCTCGTCCTACCTGTCCTCCTAA